In the Oryza glaberrima chromosome 6, OglaRS2, whole genome shotgun sequence genome, one interval contains:
- the LOC127777471 gene encoding xyloglucan endotransglucosylase protein 7-like, giving the protein MAKALLAVVVVAVAAVLELGLVGANFQDQCDITWEPQNAKMTEGGDHLTLSLVSNSSGCMLRTKKQFIYGSVSTRIQLVKGNSAGTVTTYYTSSIGDKHDEIDFEFLGNTSGLPYTFHTNVFADGVGSREMQFRPWFDPTDGYHNYTIFWNPCMIVWFVDSIPIRVFRNHEKEGVPFPTKRPMYAFSSIWAAEDWATQGGRVKTDWTKAPFVAEYRDIGLNVCECPGSGSGSGSSSSSTSGDAEDPACAQRCATSDHWYAAEGLCQLSDKQLRQMKAVQLGYTIYDYCADAQAKGRPVPPECSMPQY; this is encoded by the exons ATGGCGAAGgctctcctcgccgtcgtcgtcgtcgccgtggcggcggtgctcgagCTGGGGCTCGTCGGAGCCAACTTCCAGGATCAGTGTGACATCACGTGGGAGCCACAGAACGCCAAGATGACGGAGGGAGGAGACCACCTCACGCTCTCCCTTGTCAGCAACTCCTCTG GTTGTATGCTCCGGACCAAGAAGCAGTTCATCTACGGCAGCGTGTCGACTCGCATCCAGCTTGTGAAGGGCAACTCGGCCGGCACCGTCACCACCTACTAC ACATCGTCCATCGGCGACAAACACGACGAGATCGACTTCGAGTTCCTGGGCAACACCAGCGGCCTCCCCTACACCTTCCACACCAACGTCTTCGCCGACGGCGTCGGCAGCCGCGAGATGCAGTTCCGCCCCTGGTTCGACCCCACCGACGGCTACCACAACTACACCATCTTCTGGAACCCCTGCATGATCGT gTGGTTCGTGGACAGCATCCCAATCAGGGTGTTCCGGAACCACGAGAAGGAAGGGGTGCCGTTCCCGACGAAGCGGCCGATGTACGCCTTCTCCAGCATCTGGGCGGCGGAGGATTGGGCCACGCAGGGTGGCCGCGTCAAGACGGACTGGACCAAGGCCCCTTTCGTCGCCGAGTACCGTGACATCGGCCTCAACGTCTGTGAGTGCCCCGGCTCAGGCTCAGGctccggctccagctccagctctaccTCCGGCGATGCCGAGGACCCGGCGTGCGCGCAGCGGTGCGCGACGTCGGACCACTGGTACGCGGCGGAGGGGCTGTGCCAGCTGAGCGACAAGCAGCTGCGGCAGATGAAGGCGGTGCAGCTGGGCTACACCATCTACGACTACTGCGCCGACGCCCAGGCCAAGGGACGCCCCGTGCCGCCGGAGTGCAGCATGCCGCAGTACTGA